In Tachysurus fulvidraco isolate hzauxx_2018 chromosome 11, HZAU_PFXX_2.0, whole genome shotgun sequence, one DNA window encodes the following:
- the LOC113645318 gene encoding olfactory receptor 4D11-like produces MGEDKSINTSNVTRFMTILTLESLDMPQSNAFFILMFGIITYCLILFIQSMLLVTIVAKRELHKPMYILLFNLSICDIMGATGFYPQLFGSILSLSREISYPACALQGILIHLCGTGSLLFLTVMSYDRYIAICKPLRYHNLMTQGKLVKLIFMVWSADFAIIGSVFLLTLSKEICRTNIVDTYCNNPSIMKLICEDTRVLNYYGLFTIALVQGPSILMVLFTYVKILITCRSTKQAKSISKAMQTCGTHLVVFLSFELNTFLLLISHRLESVSPHLRRAFGVSVIIFPPILNPLIYGLNTREIRKTIFKFLQRKRKLESQFQHGGSRSLWQRLRNITGYRTPAARMGNAGASLADELNIFYAHFEAATNHAMWHKWNKQVGFKKPALTS; encoded by the exons ATGGGGGAAGACAAATCTATTAATACTTCAAATGTAACACGTTTTATGACTATTCTGACTTTGGAATCACTGGACATGCCACAATCCAatgctttttttatattaatgtttggCATCATCACATActgtttaattttgttcatCCAGTCCATGCTACTTGTGACTATTGTTGCAAAAAGGGAACTGCATAAACCTATGTATATATTGCTGTTTAATTTGTCTATATGTGACATTATGGGAGCTACAGGTTTTTACCCTCAACTGTTTGGTAGTATACTGTCTCTGAGCAGAGAAATCTCCTACCCTGCTTGTGCCTTGCAAGGCATTCTAATTCACCTCTGTGGAACTGGATCACTGTTATTTCTCACTGTTATGTCTTATGATAGATACATTGCTATTTGCAAGCCTTTGAGGTACCATAATCTAATGACACAAGGTAAATTGGTGAAACTTATTTTTATGGTCTGGTCCGCAGATTTTGCTATAATTGGGTCGGTATTTTTGCTAACATTAAGCAAAGAAATCTGCAGGACAAATATAGTTGACACATATTGCAATAATCCTTCAATAATGAAGTTAATCTGTGAGGATACAAGAGTACTGAACTATTATGGCTTGTTTACTATAGCTCTTGTACAAGGCCCTTCAATACTGATGGTATTGTTTACATATGTCAAAATCCTAATTACCTGTCGTTCTACAAAACAGGCAAAATCTATAAGTAAGGCAATGCAAACCTGTGGGACACATTTAGTTGTTTTTCTGAGTTTTGAGCTCAACACGTTTTTGCTTCTGATTTCTCACAGGTTAGAATCAGTATCTCCACACTTACGAAGGGCATTTGGTGTTTCAGTTATTATCTTCCCTCCAATTCTTAATCCTCTAATTTATGGATTGAATACAAGGGAAATTcgaaaaacaatttttaaattcttacaaagaaaa AGAAAACTAGAGTCACAGTTCCAACATGGTGGCTCTAGGAGTCTGTGGCAGAGACTAAGGAACATCACGGGCTATAGAACACCAGCTGCTAGAATGGGGAATGCAGGCGCTTCTCTGGCAGACGAGCTAAACATCTTTTACGCTCACTTTGAGGCTGCAACTAACCACGCCATGTGGCACAAGTGGAATAAACAGGTCGGGTTCAAAAAGCCTGCGCTGACTAGCTAG